A portion of the Sulfuricurvum kujiense DSM 16994 genome contains these proteins:
- a CDS encoding autotransporter assembly complex protein TamA, which produces MRYGIVIALFCTALMSTPLPITFSGNEKISSDKLFGVLGLRKPYGIEVWEDQPSIEPIAISQSVSALSSFYKSKGFYHARVTSETNENGVLFKIQENDPILVGTVQINSPLDIKSAVSLHTDELFDQEEFSESKSLIKKRYGEAGYCNAQFNTKAWVDIETNRAYLLFEATPGEACTFGKVSVESTSNIDGNLTASMLRFNEGDPYSVEAIKLSYEALYAQEGISRVIINDNERNGSVVPISLNIEEAERPIRFTAGFGYSSDQGFAAQTGLKHRNFFGDLKTLGLDFRYSQIKQEAAGSFGLPLQNRGLLGVDVGYKNEIFDGYKTESTYQKLTAKYQDTPASAMMGFLFDQVKTYDSKDIATFPDNKLSLISPIGELNYDTRDKPLEPTKGYWLNANFMGSLYTPQLSDASYFKTLLSAAYITSIDEHVFGAKLKWGTLHVYDGAVPSSYRFYAGGMNSNRAYTYRDLGPKNFDGDPIGFSSLTEGAFEYRFPIYQEFRGVLFTDVTFASQNTVPDYAKDGYLGVGAGFRYVTPIGPVAIDFGFDPEDTSQYAIHFRIGELF; this is translated from the coding sequence GTTGTTCTGTACTGCATTGATGAGTACCCCCCTTCCAATCACGTTCAGCGGCAATGAGAAAATTTCTTCCGATAAACTTTTCGGCGTTTTAGGATTGCGTAAACCCTACGGCATCGAGGTGTGGGAAGATCAGCCCTCCATCGAGCCGATCGCAATCTCTCAAAGCGTTTCGGCGTTGAGCAGTTTTTATAAATCAAAAGGATTTTATCACGCCCGCGTGACGTCGGAGACGAATGAGAACGGCGTTCTCTTCAAAATTCAGGAGAATGATCCAATCCTCGTCGGCACTGTCCAGATCAACAGTCCGTTGGATATAAAATCGGCTGTTTCGCTTCATACCGATGAGCTGTTTGATCAGGAGGAATTTTCCGAGTCAAAATCGTTGATAAAAAAACGCTACGGTGAAGCGGGCTATTGCAATGCGCAGTTCAATACCAAAGCCTGGGTCGACATCGAAACAAACCGTGCCTATCTACTGTTCGAAGCTACGCCGGGGGAGGCGTGTACGTTCGGGAAAGTCAGTGTCGAATCGACTTCCAATATCGACGGAAATCTCACCGCTTCGATGTTACGGTTTAACGAGGGAGACCCGTACAGTGTCGAAGCGATCAAACTCAGCTATGAAGCATTGTATGCCCAAGAGGGGATCAGCCGCGTTATCATCAACGACAATGAGCGTAACGGTAGTGTTGTTCCGATCTCTCTCAATATTGAAGAAGCGGAACGTCCGATCCGTTTTACCGCCGGTTTCGGATACAGCAGCGACCAGGGATTTGCGGCACAAACAGGACTCAAACACCGCAATTTTTTCGGTGATCTTAAAACTCTCGGATTGGATTTTCGCTATTCGCAGATCAAGCAGGAAGCTGCCGGATCGTTCGGACTTCCGCTTCAAAACCGGGGGCTTTTGGGGGTAGATGTCGGATATAAAAATGAGATATTTGACGGGTATAAGACGGAGAGTACCTACCAAAAACTGACGGCGAAGTACCAAGACACCCCCGCATCGGCGATGATGGGATTTTTATTCGATCAGGTAAAAACATATGACAGTAAAGACATAGCAACGTTTCCCGACAATAAACTCTCCCTCATTTCGCCGATCGGGGAGCTTAACTACGATACGCGGGATAAGCCGCTTGAACCGACCAAAGGGTATTGGCTCAATGCCAACTTTATGGGTTCGCTCTACACGCCGCAGTTATCGGACGCCAGTTATTTCAAAACCCTCCTCTCCGCCGCCTACATCACGAGTATCGACGAGCATGTTTTCGGTGCCAAACTCAAATGGGGGACGTTACACGTATACGACGGGGCGGTTCCCTCATCGTACCGATTTTATGCCGGGGGGATGAACTCCAACCGTGCCTACACCTATCGTGACTTGGGTCCTAAAAACTTCGACGGCGATCCGATCGGGTTTTCTTCTTTGACCGAAGGAGCGTTTGAATACCGCTTCCCCATCTATCAGGAGTTTCGCGGAGTGCTGTTTACCGACGTGACGTTCGCCTCCCAAAATACTGTTCCCGATTATGCCAAAGACGGTTATCTTGGGGTAGGGGCAGGATTTCGTTATGTCACTCCGATCGGTCCGGTTGCGATCGATTTCGGATTTGACCC